A portion of the Anabas testudineus chromosome 22, fAnaTes1.2, whole genome shotgun sequence genome contains these proteins:
- the ank1b gene encoding ankyrin-1 isoform X7 — protein sequence MAQAAKQLRKTKDLAEAAAQEQREKEEEKIKKRNRSRDRRRKADAATSFLRAARSGNLDKALDHIKNGIDINTANQNGLNGLHLASKEGHVKMVLELLHSGIELEATTKKGNTALHIAALAGQEKVVAELVHCGANVNAQSHKGFSPLYMAAQENHLEVVKFLLENGANQSLPTEDGFTPLAVALQQGHENVVALLINYGTKGKVRLPALHIAARNDDTRTAAVLLQNDPNPDVLSKTGFTPLHIAAHYENMSVAQLLLNRGANVNFTPKNGITPLHIASRRGNVMMVRLLLDRGAQIDAKTKDELTPLHCAARNGHVRIIEILLEHGAPIQAKTKNGLSPIHMAAQGDHMDCVRQLLQYNAEIDDITLDHLTPLHVAAHCGHHRMAKVLLDKGAKANARALNGFTPLHIACKKNHMRSMDLLLKHSASLEAVTESGLTPLHVAAFMGHLNIVKNLLQRGASPNASNVKVETPLHMASRAGHCEVAQFLLQNTAQVDAKAKDDQTPLHCAARMGHKELVKLLLEHKANPDSATTAGHTPLHISAREGHVQTIRILLDAGAQQIKMTKKGFTPLHVASKYGKVDVAELLLERGANPNAAGKNGLTPLHVAVHHNNLDVVKLLVSKGGSAHSTARNGYTPLHIAAKQNQMEVASCLLQNGASPNSESLQGITPLHLASQEGRPDMVALLISKQANVNLGNKNGLTPLHLVAQEGHVGIADTLVKQGASVYAASRMGYTPLHVACHYGNIKMVKFLLQQQAHVNSKTRMGYTPLHQAAQQGHTDIVTLLLKHGAQPNEITSNGTSPLGIAKRLGYISVIDVLKLVTEESVSAITTEKHRMSFPETVDEILDVSEDEGVAQLTLGDELLGMDGARYLKLDDFKDQDDDFLSPKKTLRDFEGGMGTTPYSPAIPRIPCVSPETVMLDQHTPVPLPKEYDEDSLIPSSPATETSDNVSPVASPIHTGFLVSFMVDARGGSMRGSRHHGLRVIIPPRTCAAPTRITCRLVKPQKLTTPPPLVEGEGLASRIISLGPSSMQFLGPVIVEIPHFASLGRGDRELVVLRSENGSVWKEHRNRYGDEVLETILNGMDEDLESQEELEKKRIRRIISTDFPLYFAVVSRIQQESDLIGPEGGRLTSKLVPQVEAIFPETAVTKRVRLGLQAQPIPDELLTRQLGNQATFSPVVTIEPRRRKFHRPIGLCIPLPPSWRESPRDAGEGDTTSLRLLCSVIGGTAPAQWEDITGTTKLMYAHNCANFTTNVSARFWLADCPRTAEAVTFANLLYRELMAVPYMARFVIFAKMNEAREGRLRCYCMTDDKMDKTLELHENFTEVARSRDIELMEGMPLHLECSGNLVPIRKATQQPRSFSFQAFRDNRLPVSVKVRDSNKDATGFLSFLRKCTKYEDTQHVLCNLNITMPPCVKVVGSEERRRTLTPLALRERYSALNEPSVATVNAMERTEIKINIIAEQLGLSWAELARELQFGVDDINRIRVENPNSLLDQSSALLNLWASREGKRAKMESLYTALRNIDRADIVTSLEGPAPQPAPGSLEEGACRPSDRDSTLLSPSAINGYGLVQEELLSPASMQYSLPSPLGVEPYWQEVSSLECAPIAMTEEDTLMEMSDVQVWPAGVSPSLVTVEDSSLEGSSRADDSEGATLSLPCSLGRPGSGASGASGSIMELEEEEEEEEEEGEVEEEEAPPEPASALAERDRVRASGAVPKVNLNGQLGGQRSDGRRGEALAAGGGAKGGGVGLGSVEGISVVAGQQVYAQRCEVSGIHRAAEHNGENRVVGGGAFQPYLSDKDSLQSWVGSVSSGRDGSVPGLHMAQEALLTPREEKGDYTAEAQFVDERGNVLARKVGVDVRRGAQSVQRTSLRRIKH from the exons GCTGATGCAGCCACCAGTTTTCTACGTGCAGCTCGTTCAGGGAACCTGGACAAGGCTCTGGATCACATCAAGAATGGAATCGACATCAACACAGCTAATCAA aaTGGACTCAATGGTTTACACCTGGCTTCTAAAGAAGGTCACGTCAAAATGGTCCTTGAGCTGCTACACTCGGGCATTGAACTGGAAGCCACCACCAAG AAAGGGAACACCGCTCTCCATATCGCAGCGCTGGCAGGGCAGGAGAAAGTCGTGGCTGAGCTTGTCCACTGTGGTGCCAACGTCAATGCCCAGTCACAT AAAGGATTCAGTCCTCTCTACATGGCAGCACAGGAGAATCACTTAGAGGTGGTTAAGTTTCTGCTCGAGAACGGTGCCAATCAAAGTCTCCCAACTGAG GATGGCTTCACTCCCCTGGCAGTGGCCCTCCAGCAGGGCCATGAAAATGTTGTAGCACTGCTCATCAACTATGGCACCAAGGGCAAGGTCCGACTCCCTGCGCTTCACATTGCCGCACGAAACGACGACACCCGCACCGCTGCAGTACTCCTGCAGAACGACCCCAACCCTGACGTACTCAGCAAG accGGTTTTACACCTCTCCATATTGCAGCCCACTATGAGAATATGAGCGTagcccagctgctgctgaacaggGGAGCCAATGTAAACTTCACACCCAAG AATGGCATCACACCCCTTCATATAGCCTCCAGGAGGGGCAATGTGATGATGGTGAGACTATTGCTGGACAGAGGGGCACAGATCGATGCTAAAACTAAG GATGAGCTAACTCCTCTCCACTGTGCAGCCAGGAATGGTCACGTTCGAATTATTGAGATCCTGCTGGAACACGGTGCTCCCATCCAGGCTAAAACCAAG AATGGTCTGTCTCCCATCCACATGGCAGCTCAGGGGGATCACATGGACTGTGTCAGGCAGCTACTCCAGTACAATGCTGAGATTGATGATATAACGCTCGATCATTTAACCCCTCTTCATGTAGCAGCCCACTGCGGTCACCATCGCATGGCCAAAGTCCTACTGGACAAGGGGGCAAAAGCCAATGCACGTGCTCTA AATGGCTTCACACCCCTCCATATCGCCTGCAAGAAGAACCACATGCGGTCCATGGACCTGCTGCTTAAGCACTCGGCCTCCTTGGAAGCTGTCACAGAG tcGGGTCTCACTCCTCTCCATGTAGCAGCATTCATGGGCCATCTGAACATAGTGAAGAACCTGCTCCAAAGGGGAGCTTCACCTAATGCTTCCAATGTG AAAGTGGAAACGCCCCTCCACATGGCCTCCAGAGCAGGACACTGTGAAGTTGCTCAGTTCCTGCTGCAGAACACGGCGCAAGTGGATGCCAAGGCTAAG gatGACCAGACACCCCTACACTGTGCAGCTCGAATGGGCCACAAGGAGCTTGTTAAGCTGCTGCTTGAGCATAAGGCCAACCCAGACTCGGCTACAACTGCAGGGCACACACCCTTACACATTTCTGCACGTGAAGGGCATGTCCAAACCATTCGAATCCTGTTGGATGCTGGAGCACAGCAAATCAAGATGACAAAG AAAGGCTTCACACCTCTTCACGTGGCCTCTAAATATGGAAAGGTGGACGTGGCAGAACTTCTTCTGGAGAGAGGAGCCAACCCGAATGCAGCTGGAAAG aaTGGTCTGACACCCCTTCATGTGGCCGTCCATCACAACAACCTGGATGTTGTTAAACTCCTGGTCAGCAAGGGAGGATCTGCACACAGCACTGCCCGA AACGGCTACACTCCCCTGCACATAGCGGCCAAGCAGAACCAGATGGAGGTGGCCAGTTGTCTGCTGCAGAATGGGGCATCACCCAATTCTGAGTCGCTCCAAGGCATTACGCCCCTACACCTGGCATCACAGGAGGGACGACCCGACATGGTGGCTCTGCTCATCTCCAAACAGGCCAACGTAAATCTAGGAAACAAG AATGGACTGACCCCTCTGCATCTTGTAGCTCAGGAGGGACATGTAGGCATCGCTGACACATTGGTCAAACAGGGAGCTTCTGTTTATGCTGCTTCACGA ATGGGCTACACACCACTTCATGTGGCCTGTCACTATGGCAACATCAAGATGGTGAAGTTccttctgcagcagcaggctCATGTGAACAGCAAGACAAGG ATGGGCTACACCCCTCTGCACCAGGCAGCTCAGCAAGGCCATACTGATATTGTCACGCTGTTGTTAAAACACGGAGCCCAGCCCAATGAGATTACTTCA AATGGGACGTCTCCTTTGGGCATTGCTAAGCGACTCGGTTATATCTCTGTCATTGATGTGCTGAAGCTGGTTACTGAGGAGTCTGTGTCTGCG ATCACTACAGAGAAACATCGGATGAGTTTCCCTGAGACCGTAGATGAAATTTTGGATGTTTCAGAGGATGAAG GAGTTGCCCAGCTAACCTTAG GTGACGAGTTGCTGGGGATGGATGGAGCACGCTACTTGAAGCTTGATGACTTCAAGGACCAAGACGATGACTTCCTCTCTCCTAAGAAAACCCTTAGAGACTTTGAAGGTGGCATGGGTACCAC GCCATATTCTCCTGCCATTCCCAGGATCCCCTGTGTGTCCCCAGAGACAGTCATGTTGGATCAG CACACCCCTGTCCCACTGCCTAAGGAGTATGATGAAGACTCTCTTATCCCGAGCAGCCCGGCTACAGAGACTTCAGACAATGTCAGCCCTGTGGCCAGCCCTATTCACACAGG CTTTCTGGTGAGTTTCATGGTGGATGCTCGAGGAGGCTCCATGCGAGGCAGCAGACACCACGGCCTGCGGGTTATCATTCCTCCTCGAACCTGTGCCGCACCGACACGCATCACCTGCCGCCTGGTCAAACCTCAGAAACTGACCACACCTCCACCACTGGTAGAGGGAGAGGGGCTTGCTAGTCGTATCATTTCCCTAGGGCCATCCAGTATGCAGTTCCTTGG GCCAGTAATAGTCGAAATCCCCCACTTTGCCTCACTGGGCCGAGGGGACCGAGAGCTCGTGGTCCTCCGCAGTGAAAATGGCTCAGTCTGGAAGGAACATCGCAATCGCTACGGTGACGAAGTGCTTGAAACTATTCTGAATGGCATGGATGAAG ATCTGGAGAGTCaagaagagctggagaagaagAGAATACGTCGCATTATCTCCACTGACTTTCCCCTCTACTTCGCTGTGGTCTCCCGCATACAGCAGGAGAGTGATTTGATTGGTCCAGAGGGCGGCCGGCTGACCAGTAAGCTAGTGCCCCAAGTCGAGGCCATTTTTCCCGAGACAGCCGTCACCAAGAGAGTGAGACTAGGACTTCAG GCGCAGCCAATTCCTGATGAACTGCTGACTCGGCAGCTTGGTAACCAGGCAACCTTCAGCCCAGTGGTTACCATTGAACCACGCAGGCGCAAATTCCACCGTCCAATTGGATTATGCATCCCATTGCCACCATCCTGGAGGGAGAGTCCTCGGGATGCTGGGGAGGGTGACACCACCAGCTTGCGCCTCCTCTGCAGTGTCATTG GTGGAACAGCACCAGCTCAGTGGGAAGACATCACTGGAACCACCAAGCTGATGTACGCCCATAACTGTGCCAACTTTACCACCAATGTTTCAGCAAG ATTCTGGCTAGCAGACTGTCCACGCACCGCAGAGGCAGTGACTTTTGCAAACTTACTGTACCGGGAGTTAATGGCCGTTCCATATATGGCcagatttgttatttttgccAAGATGAATGAAGCACGTGAGGGACGCTTGCGCTGTTACTGCATGACAGATGACAAGATGGACAAAACGTTGGAGCTGCACGAGAACTTCACAGAAGTTGCTCGCAGTAGAGACATTGAG CTGATGGAGGGCATGCCGTTGCATCTGGAGTGCTCCGGGAACCTGGTGCCCATCAGAAAGGCCACCCAGCAGCCTCGAAGCTTCAGCTTCCAAGCCTTCCGAGATAACAGACTACCTGTCTCTGTCAAG GTCAGAGACAGTAACAAGGATGCCACTGGGTTCTTATCCTTTCTGCGTAAATGCACCAAGTACGAGGACACACAGCATGTACTGTGTAATCTTAACATAACCATGCCACCATGTGTGAAG GTTGTTGGAAGTGAGGAGCGCCGGAGAACTTTAACCCCTCTCGCCCTGAGAGAACGTTACAGCGCACTGAACGAGCCGAGTGTGG CCACAGTCAATGCCATGGAGAGGACTGAGATCAAAATCAATATCATAGCTGAGCAGCTCGGGTTGAGCTGGGCAG AGTTGGCAAGAGAGCTTCAGTTTGGAGTGGACGATATCAACAGAATCCGTGTGGAAAATCCCAACTCGCTGCTTGACCAGAGTTCTGCCTTGCTCAACTTGTGGGCCAGCAGAGAGGGCAAAAGGGCTAAAA TGGAAAGCCTGTACACTGCTCTGAGGAACATTGATCGTGCAGACATTGTAACTTCTCtggagggtccagctccacagCCAGCACCCGGTTCTTTGGAAGAGGGTGCCTGTCGGCCCAGTGACCGTGATTCCACACTGCTGTCTCCCAGTGCCATCAATG GTTATGGGCTGGTGCAGGAGGAGCTTCTGTCCCCGGCCTCCATGCAGTACAGCCTGCCCTCTCCCCTGGGCGTGGAGCCTTATTGGCAGGAAGTCTCCAGCCTCGAGTGTGCCCCCATTGCAATGACAGAGGAAGACACATTAATGGAGATGTCGGACGTTCAGGTGTGGCCAGCAGGAGTCAGTCCATCGCTGGTGACAGTGGAGGATTCATCACTGGAGGGCAGCAGTCGGGCTGATGACTCTGAGGGCGCCACACTCTCCCTTCCTTGCAGCTTGGGTCGCCCAGGCAGTGGAGCCAGTGGGGCCAGTGGTTCCATCATGGAgctggaagaggaagaggaggaggaggaggaggaaggggaagttgaggaggaggaggcgccACCGGAGCCAGCAAGTGCACTGGCAGAAAGGGACAGAGTGAGGGCCAGTGGCGCCGTTCCCAAGGTCAACCTAAATGGCCAGCTGGGAGGTCAGAGGTCGGATGGTAGGAGAGGGGAGGCTcttgcagcaggaggaggagcaaaAGGAGGAGGTGTAGGGCTGGGTTCAGTGGAAGGGATTTCTGTTGTTGCAGGCCAGCAGGTATATGCTCAGCGGTGCGAGGTGTCGGGGATACATCGGGCTGCAGAGCACAATGGAGAAAACCG GGTGGTGGGAGGCGGAGCATTTCAACCCTACTTATCAGACAAGGACTCCCTGCAGAGCTGGGTGGGCTCGGTGTCATCGGGACGTGACGGCAGCGTGCCAGGCTTGCACATGGCCCAGGAGGCTCTGCTGACTCCG agagaggagaaaggggaCTATACTGCTGAGGCGCAGTTTGTTGATGAACGTGGAAATGTTCTTGCTAGAAAG GTGGGGGTGGATGTGAGAAGGGGTGCTCAGTCAGTGCAGCGCACCAGTCTGCGGAgaattaaacactga
- the ank1b gene encoding ankyrin-1 isoform X8, whose amino-acid sequence MAQAAKQLRKTKDLAEAAAQEQREKEEEKIKKRNRSRDRRRKADAATSFLRAARSGNLDKALDHIKNGIDINTANQNGLNGLHLASKEGHVKMVLELLHSGIELEATTKKGNTALHIAALAGQEKVVAELVHCGANVNAQSHKGFSPLYMAAQENHLEVVKFLLENGANQSLPTEDGFTPLAVALQQGHENVVALLINYGTKGKVRLPALHIAARNDDTRTAAVLLQNDPNPDVLSKTGFTPLHIAAHYENMSVAQLLLNRGANVNFTPKNGITPLHIASRRGNVMMVRLLLDRGAQIDAKTKDELTPLHCAARNGHVRIIEILLEHGAPIQAKTKNGLSPIHMAAQGDHMDCVRQLLQYNAEIDDITLDHLTPLHVAAHCGHHRMAKVLLDKGAKANARALNGFTPLHIACKKNHMRSMDLLLKHSASLEAVTESGLTPLHVAAFMGHLNIVKNLLQRGASPNASNVKVETPLHMASRAGHCEVAQFLLQNTAQVDAKAKDDQTPLHCAARMGHKELVKLLLEHKANPDSATTAGHTPLHISAREGHVQTIRILLDAGAQQIKMTKKGFTPLHVASKYGKVDVAELLLERGANPNAAGKNGLTPLHVAVHHNNLDVVKLLVSKGGSAHSTARNGYTPLHIAAKQNQMEVASCLLQNGASPNSESLQGITPLHLASQEGRPDMVALLISKQANVNLGNKNGLTPLHLVAQEGHVGIADTLVKQGASVYAASRMGYTPLHVACHYGNIKMVKFLLQQQAHVNSKTRMGYTPLHQAAQQGHTDIVTLLLKHGAQPNEITSNGTSPLGIAKRLGYISVIDVLKLVTEESVSAITTEKHRMSFPETVDEILDVSEDEGVAQLTLGDELLGMDGARYLKLDDFKDQDDDFLSPKKTLRDFEGGMGTTPYSPAIPRIPCVSPETVMLDQHTPVPLPKEYDEDSLIPSSPATETSDNVSPVASPIHTGFLVSFMVDARGGSMRGSRHHGLRVIIPPRTCAAPTRITCRLVKPQKLTTPPPLVEGEGLASRIISLGPSSMQFLGPVIVEIPHFASLGRGDRELVVLRSENGSVWKEHRNRYGDEVLETILNGMDEDLESQEELEKKRIRRIISTDFPLYFAVVSRIQQESDLIGPEGGRLTSKLVPQVEAIFPETAVTKRVRLGLQAQPIPDELLTRQLGNQATFSPVVTIEPRRRKFHRPIGLCIPLPPSWRESPRDAGEGDTTSLRLLCSVIGGTAPAQWEDITGTTKLMYAHNCANFTTNVSARFWLADCPRTAEAVTFANLLYRELMAVPYMARFVIFAKMNEAREGRLRCYCMTDDKMDKTLELHENFTEVARSRDIELMEGMPLHLECSGNLVPIRKATQQPRSFSFQAFRDNRLPVSVKVRDSNKDATGFLSFLRKCTKYEDTQHVLCNLNITMPPCVKVVGSEERRRTLTPLALRERYSALNEPSVATVNAMERTEIKINIIAEQLGLSWAELARELQFGVDDINRIRVENPNSLLDQSSALLNLWASREGKRAKMESLYTALRNIDRADIVTSLEGPAPQPAPGSLEEGACRPSDRDSTLLSPSAINGYGLVQEELLSPASMQYSLPSPLGVEPYWQEVSSLECAPIAMTEEDTLMEMSDVQVWPAGVSPSLVTVEDSSLEGSSRADDSEGATLSLPCSLGRPGSGASGASGSIMELEEEEEEEEEEGEVEEEEAPPEPASALAERDRVRASGAVPKVNLNGQLGGQRSDGRRGEALAAGGGAKGGGVGLGSVEGISVVAGQQVYAQRCEVSGIHRAAEHNGENRVVGGGAFQPYLSDKDSLQSWVGSVSSGRDGSVPGLHMAQEALLTPREEKGDYTAEAQFVDERGNVLARKDRKATAKSSSTETQPGRKGK is encoded by the exons GCTGATGCAGCCACCAGTTTTCTACGTGCAGCTCGTTCAGGGAACCTGGACAAGGCTCTGGATCACATCAAGAATGGAATCGACATCAACACAGCTAATCAA aaTGGACTCAATGGTTTACACCTGGCTTCTAAAGAAGGTCACGTCAAAATGGTCCTTGAGCTGCTACACTCGGGCATTGAACTGGAAGCCACCACCAAG AAAGGGAACACCGCTCTCCATATCGCAGCGCTGGCAGGGCAGGAGAAAGTCGTGGCTGAGCTTGTCCACTGTGGTGCCAACGTCAATGCCCAGTCACAT AAAGGATTCAGTCCTCTCTACATGGCAGCACAGGAGAATCACTTAGAGGTGGTTAAGTTTCTGCTCGAGAACGGTGCCAATCAAAGTCTCCCAACTGAG GATGGCTTCACTCCCCTGGCAGTGGCCCTCCAGCAGGGCCATGAAAATGTTGTAGCACTGCTCATCAACTATGGCACCAAGGGCAAGGTCCGACTCCCTGCGCTTCACATTGCCGCACGAAACGACGACACCCGCACCGCTGCAGTACTCCTGCAGAACGACCCCAACCCTGACGTACTCAGCAAG accGGTTTTACACCTCTCCATATTGCAGCCCACTATGAGAATATGAGCGTagcccagctgctgctgaacaggGGAGCCAATGTAAACTTCACACCCAAG AATGGCATCACACCCCTTCATATAGCCTCCAGGAGGGGCAATGTGATGATGGTGAGACTATTGCTGGACAGAGGGGCACAGATCGATGCTAAAACTAAG GATGAGCTAACTCCTCTCCACTGTGCAGCCAGGAATGGTCACGTTCGAATTATTGAGATCCTGCTGGAACACGGTGCTCCCATCCAGGCTAAAACCAAG AATGGTCTGTCTCCCATCCACATGGCAGCTCAGGGGGATCACATGGACTGTGTCAGGCAGCTACTCCAGTACAATGCTGAGATTGATGATATAACGCTCGATCATTTAACCCCTCTTCATGTAGCAGCCCACTGCGGTCACCATCGCATGGCCAAAGTCCTACTGGACAAGGGGGCAAAAGCCAATGCACGTGCTCTA AATGGCTTCACACCCCTCCATATCGCCTGCAAGAAGAACCACATGCGGTCCATGGACCTGCTGCTTAAGCACTCGGCCTCCTTGGAAGCTGTCACAGAG tcGGGTCTCACTCCTCTCCATGTAGCAGCATTCATGGGCCATCTGAACATAGTGAAGAACCTGCTCCAAAGGGGAGCTTCACCTAATGCTTCCAATGTG AAAGTGGAAACGCCCCTCCACATGGCCTCCAGAGCAGGACACTGTGAAGTTGCTCAGTTCCTGCTGCAGAACACGGCGCAAGTGGATGCCAAGGCTAAG gatGACCAGACACCCCTACACTGTGCAGCTCGAATGGGCCACAAGGAGCTTGTTAAGCTGCTGCTTGAGCATAAGGCCAACCCAGACTCGGCTACAACTGCAGGGCACACACCCTTACACATTTCTGCACGTGAAGGGCATGTCCAAACCATTCGAATCCTGTTGGATGCTGGAGCACAGCAAATCAAGATGACAAAG AAAGGCTTCACACCTCTTCACGTGGCCTCTAAATATGGAAAGGTGGACGTGGCAGAACTTCTTCTGGAGAGAGGAGCCAACCCGAATGCAGCTGGAAAG aaTGGTCTGACACCCCTTCATGTGGCCGTCCATCACAACAACCTGGATGTTGTTAAACTCCTGGTCAGCAAGGGAGGATCTGCACACAGCACTGCCCGA AACGGCTACACTCCCCTGCACATAGCGGCCAAGCAGAACCAGATGGAGGTGGCCAGTTGTCTGCTGCAGAATGGGGCATCACCCAATTCTGAGTCGCTCCAAGGCATTACGCCCCTACACCTGGCATCACAGGAGGGACGACCCGACATGGTGGCTCTGCTCATCTCCAAACAGGCCAACGTAAATCTAGGAAACAAG AATGGACTGACCCCTCTGCATCTTGTAGCTCAGGAGGGACATGTAGGCATCGCTGACACATTGGTCAAACAGGGAGCTTCTGTTTATGCTGCTTCACGA ATGGGCTACACACCACTTCATGTGGCCTGTCACTATGGCAACATCAAGATGGTGAAGTTccttctgcagcagcaggctCATGTGAACAGCAAGACAAGG ATGGGCTACACCCCTCTGCACCAGGCAGCTCAGCAAGGCCATACTGATATTGTCACGCTGTTGTTAAAACACGGAGCCCAGCCCAATGAGATTACTTCA AATGGGACGTCTCCTTTGGGCATTGCTAAGCGACTCGGTTATATCTCTGTCATTGATGTGCTGAAGCTGGTTACTGAGGAGTCTGTGTCTGCG ATCACTACAGAGAAACATCGGATGAGTTTCCCTGAGACCGTAGATGAAATTTTGGATGTTTCAGAGGATGAAG GAGTTGCCCAGCTAACCTTAG GTGACGAGTTGCTGGGGATGGATGGAGCACGCTACTTGAAGCTTGATGACTTCAAGGACCAAGACGATGACTTCCTCTCTCCTAAGAAAACCCTTAGAGACTTTGAAGGTGGCATGGGTACCAC GCCATATTCTCCTGCCATTCCCAGGATCCCCTGTGTGTCCCCAGAGACAGTCATGTTGGATCAG CACACCCCTGTCCCACTGCCTAAGGAGTATGATGAAGACTCTCTTATCCCGAGCAGCCCGGCTACAGAGACTTCAGACAATGTCAGCCCTGTGGCCAGCCCTATTCACACAGG CTTTCTGGTGAGTTTCATGGTGGATGCTCGAGGAGGCTCCATGCGAGGCAGCAGACACCACGGCCTGCGGGTTATCATTCCTCCTCGAACCTGTGCCGCACCGACACGCATCACCTGCCGCCTGGTCAAACCTCAGAAACTGACCACACCTCCACCACTGGTAGAGGGAGAGGGGCTTGCTAGTCGTATCATTTCCCTAGGGCCATCCAGTATGCAGTTCCTTGG GCCAGTAATAGTCGAAATCCCCCACTTTGCCTCACTGGGCCGAGGGGACCGAGAGCTCGTGGTCCTCCGCAGTGAAAATGGCTCAGTCTGGAAGGAACATCGCAATCGCTACGGTGACGAAGTGCTTGAAACTATTCTGAATGGCATGGATGAAG ATCTGGAGAGTCaagaagagctggagaagaagAGAATACGTCGCATTATCTCCACTGACTTTCCCCTCTACTTCGCTGTGGTCTCCCGCATACAGCAGGAGAGTGATTTGATTGGTCCAGAGGGCGGCCGGCTGACCAGTAAGCTAGTGCCCCAAGTCGAGGCCATTTTTCCCGAGACAGCCGTCACCAAGAGAGTGAGACTAGGACTTCAG GCGCAGCCAATTCCTGATGAACTGCTGACTCGGCAGCTTGGTAACCAGGCAACCTTCAGCCCAGTGGTTACCATTGAACCACGCAGGCGCAAATTCCACCGTCCAATTGGATTATGCATCCCATTGCCACCATCCTGGAGGGAGAGTCCTCGGGATGCTGGGGAGGGTGACACCACCAGCTTGCGCCTCCTCTGCAGTGTCATTG GTGGAACAGCACCAGCTCAGTGGGAAGACATCACTGGAACCACCAAGCTGATGTACGCCCATAACTGTGCCAACTTTACCACCAATGTTTCAGCAAG ATTCTGGCTAGCAGACTGTCCACGCACCGCAGAGGCAGTGACTTTTGCAAACTTACTGTACCGGGAGTTAATGGCCGTTCCATATATGGCcagatttgttatttttgccAAGATGAATGAAGCACGTGAGGGACGCTTGCGCTGTTACTGCATGACAGATGACAAGATGGACAAAACGTTGGAGCTGCACGAGAACTTCACAGAAGTTGCTCGCAGTAGAGACATTGAG CTGATGGAGGGCATGCCGTTGCATCTGGAGTGCTCCGGGAACCTGGTGCCCATCAGAAAGGCCACCCAGCAGCCTCGAAGCTTCAGCTTCCAAGCCTTCCGAGATAACAGACTACCTGTCTCTGTCAAG GTCAGAGACAGTAACAAGGATGCCACTGGGTTCTTATCCTTTCTGCGTAAATGCACCAAGTACGAGGACACACAGCATGTACTGTGTAATCTTAACATAACCATGCCACCATGTGTGAAG GTTGTTGGAAGTGAGGAGCGCCGGAGAACTTTAACCCCTCTCGCCCTGAGAGAACGTTACAGCGCACTGAACGAGCCGAGTGTGG CCACAGTCAATGCCATGGAGAGGACTGAGATCAAAATCAATATCATAGCTGAGCAGCTCGGGTTGAGCTGGGCAG AGTTGGCAAGAGAGCTTCAGTTTGGAGTGGACGATATCAACAGAATCCGTGTGGAAAATCCCAACTCGCTGCTTGACCAGAGTTCTGCCTTGCTCAACTTGTGGGCCAGCAGAGAGGGCAAAAGGGCTAAAA TGGAAAGCCTGTACACTGCTCTGAGGAACATTGATCGTGCAGACATTGTAACTTCTCtggagggtccagctccacagCCAGCACCCGGTTCTTTGGAAGAGGGTGCCTGTCGGCCCAGTGACCGTGATTCCACACTGCTGTCTCCCAGTGCCATCAATG GTTATGGGCTGGTGCAGGAGGAGCTTCTGTCCCCGGCCTCCATGCAGTACAGCCTGCCCTCTCCCCTGGGCGTGGAGCCTTATTGGCAGGAAGTCTCCAGCCTCGAGTGTGCCCCCATTGCAATGACAGAGGAAGACACATTAATGGAGATGTCGGACGTTCAGGTGTGGCCAGCAGGAGTCAGTCCATCGCTGGTGACAGTGGAGGATTCATCACTGGAGGGCAGCAGTCGGGCTGATGACTCTGAGGGCGCCACACTCTCCCTTCCTTGCAGCTTGGGTCGCCCAGGCAGTGGAGCCAGTGGGGCCAGTGGTTCCATCATGGAgctggaagaggaagaggaggaggaggaggaggaaggggaagttgaggaggaggaggcgccACCGGAGCCAGCAAGTGCACTGGCAGAAAGGGACAGAGTGAGGGCCAGTGGCGCCGTTCCCAAGGTCAACCTAAATGGCCAGCTGGGAGGTCAGAGGTCGGATGGTAGGAGAGGGGAGGCTcttgcagcaggaggaggagcaaaAGGAGGAGGTGTAGGGCTGGGTTCAGTGGAAGGGATTTCTGTTGTTGCAGGCCAGCAGGTATATGCTCAGCGGTGCGAGGTGTCGGGGATACATCGGGCTGCAGAGCACAATGGAGAAAACCG GGTGGTGGGAGGCGGAGCATTTCAACCCTACTTATCAGACAAGGACTCCCTGCAGAGCTGGGTGGGCTCGGTGTCATCGGGACGTGACGGCAGCGTGCCAGGCTTGCACATGGCCCAGGAGGCTCTGCTGACTCCG agagaggagaaaggggaCTATACTGCTGAGGCGCAGTTTGTTGATGAACGTGGAAATGTTCTTGCTAGAAAG GACCGGAAAGCCACTGCCAAATCATCCTCCACCGAAACACAACCAGGCCGCAAAGGAAAATGA